One Aquisediminimonas profunda genomic region harbors:
- a CDS encoding benzoate-CoA ligase family protein encodes MKTEQARTIADLPEEFNAAEDLLASNVVKHPDKTAIIDHRGTCTYADLADRVALMAGVFTTLGVRRDQRVLVCLTDTRDFPTVFLGAIRAGVVPVALNTLLTEDDYGWILHNSGAVAVFVSEELADKWRDIAASEPHVRFVSSEGNSWLNLEALLHSAEPAAEHAKTHRDDVAFWLYTSGSTGRPKGAMHIHASMRLTANLYGLGTAGYREDDVVLSIAKQFFAYGLGNALTFPYAAGATVVLYNGRATPEPISQLVREHKVTVLGGVPTFLAGWLAHPSCPSHDDAPALRMATSAGEALPAHIARAFRARFNADVLDGLGSTEMLHIFVSQRPGEVRFGCTGRVVDGYKVRLIDDYGEEAAPGEIGNLQICGPTTAIGYWRNREKSIVSFQGEWTISGDKYVMDEDGWLTYAGRADDMLKVGGIYVSPIEVEEALASHPEVLEAAVVGAEDADALVKPHAYVVVHNDVVADEDLAERLKVHVKDHLAPYKYPRWITFVDELPKTATGKIQRFQLRKD; translated from the coding sequence ATGAAAACTGAACAGGCGCGCACGATCGCTGATTTGCCGGAGGAGTTCAACGCCGCCGAGGATCTGCTCGCGTCAAATGTTGTCAAGCATCCGGACAAGACTGCAATCATCGATCATCGCGGCACGTGCACCTATGCCGATCTCGCCGATCGTGTTGCGCTTATGGCGGGGGTCTTCACGACGCTTGGCGTCCGGCGCGATCAGCGCGTTCTCGTCTGTCTGACCGATACGCGTGATTTCCCGACCGTATTTCTGGGCGCCATCCGCGCTGGCGTCGTTCCCGTCGCACTAAACACCCTTCTGACCGAAGATGACTACGGCTGGATACTCCACAACAGCGGGGCTGTTGCAGTCTTCGTTTCGGAAGAATTAGCAGACAAGTGGCGCGATATTGCGGCGTCCGAGCCGCACGTCCGGTTTGTCTCGAGTGAAGGCAATTCCTGGCTGAATCTGGAGGCGCTGTTGCATAGCGCAGAACCAGCGGCGGAACATGCGAAGACGCACCGGGATGATGTGGCCTTCTGGCTCTACACCTCGGGCTCCACAGGCCGCCCGAAAGGCGCGATGCATATCCATGCCTCGATGCGTTTGACCGCCAATCTCTATGGTTTGGGCACGGCAGGTTACCGCGAAGACGATGTTGTTCTGTCGATCGCCAAGCAGTTTTTTGCCTATGGCCTCGGCAACGCGCTGACCTTTCCCTATGCCGCCGGCGCAACGGTTGTGCTTTACAACGGCCGCGCGACACCAGAACCGATCAGCCAGCTTGTTCGCGAACATAAGGTGACAGTCCTTGGGGGCGTGCCGACCTTCCTGGCCGGTTGGCTCGCTCATCCTTCCTGTCCGTCTCATGACGATGCTCCGGCGTTGCGCATGGCGACGTCCGCAGGCGAAGCGTTGCCCGCCCACATTGCGCGCGCGTTTCGGGCCCGGTTTAATGCGGACGTGCTCGACGGCCTGGGCTCGACCGAAATGCTGCACATCTTTGTCTCGCAGCGCCCGGGCGAGGTCCGATTTGGCTGCACAGGGCGGGTTGTCGATGGATACAAGGTGCGCCTGATCGACGATTATGGAGAAGAAGCCGCCCCCGGTGAAATCGGCAACCTCCAGATTTGCGGCCCAACAACGGCGATCGGCTATTGGCGCAACCGGGAAAAATCAATTGTCTCCTTCCAGGGAGAATGGACGATCAGCGGAGACAAGTACGTCATGGATGAGGATGGCTGGCTTACTTATGCCGGCCGCGCCGACGATATGCTCAAGGTTGGTGGAATCTACGTCTCGCCGATCGAGGTCGAAGAAGCACTCGCCAGCCATCCCGAGGTTCTCGAGGCCGCCGTGGTCGGCGCCGAAGACGCCGACGCATTGGTCAAGCCGCATGCCTACGTTGTCGTTCACAATGACGTCGTAGCAGACGAAGACTTGGCCGAACGGCTCAAGGTACATGTCAAGGACCATCTGGCGCCCTACAAATATCCGCGCTGGATCACATTCGTTGATGAGCTGCCCAAGACGGCGACGGGCAAGATCCAGCGCTTTCAACTGAGGAAGGACTGA
- the boxB gene encoding benzoyl-CoA 2,3-epoxidase subunit BoxB: protein MAIDYQTKIPNNVDLSNDRALQRALEHWQPAFLDWWKELGPTTYQGHEVYLRTATSVDAKGWATFGHVKMPDYRWGIFLADRQQDRTIGFGDFKGQPAWQQVPGEYRSVLRRLIVTQGDTEPASVEQQRLLALTAPSLYDMRNLFQVNVEEGRHLWAMVYLLHAYFGRDGREEAEEMLFRHSGDVDHPRILGTFNEPIDDWLSFYMFTYFTDRDGKYQLKSLAESGFDPLARTCSFMLTEEAHHMFVGETGIARVIKRTLEEMVKLGSDDPVALRKAGVIDLPLLQRYINFWYSSALDLFGSEISSNAATYFANGLKGRPDEATYDDHDCADTYESVDSPEGLQEIVTRNAMNLITRNAYVRDCGIGLTRWNRTIAKAGFNYELTLPSERFNRSVGVWAGMTFDPVGKSCSPDVVAAALPSEGDRGYVKSLMVGVTEPGQCANWTSPPDRGINNMTFDFDYVRAA, encoded by the coding sequence ATGGCGATCGATTACCAGACCAAGATTCCGAACAACGTTGACCTGTCGAACGACCGTGCGCTCCAGCGCGCGCTAGAACACTGGCAACCAGCCTTCCTCGACTGGTGGAAGGAACTGGGACCCACGACCTACCAAGGCCACGAAGTTTACCTGCGTACAGCGACCTCGGTTGATGCCAAGGGCTGGGCGACTTTCGGCCATGTGAAGATGCCGGACTACCGTTGGGGCATCTTCCTAGCCGACAGGCAGCAGGATCGCACAATTGGCTTCGGCGACTTCAAGGGCCAGCCCGCATGGCAGCAGGTTCCGGGCGAGTACCGTTCGGTGCTGCGCCGCCTGATCGTCACCCAAGGCGATACCGAACCGGCCTCGGTCGAGCAGCAACGCCTGCTCGCGCTCACTGCACCCTCGCTCTACGACATGCGCAACCTGTTCCAGGTCAACGTCGAGGAAGGCCGTCACCTGTGGGCGATGGTCTACCTGCTCCACGCCTATTTTGGCCGCGACGGGCGTGAGGAAGCCGAAGAAATGCTGTTCCGTCATTCGGGCGACGTCGATCACCCCCGGATTCTTGGCACTTTCAACGAGCCGATTGACGACTGGCTTTCCTTTTACATGTTCACCTACTTCACGGACCGTGACGGCAAGTACCAGCTTAAGTCGCTCGCCGAGAGCGGTTTCGACCCGCTGGCACGGACGTGCAGCTTCATGCTGACCGAGGAAGCGCACCACATGTTCGTCGGCGAGACCGGCATTGCGCGTGTCATCAAGCGCACGCTCGAGGAAATGGTCAAGCTCGGAAGCGACGATCCGGTTGCGCTGCGCAAGGCTGGCGTGATCGATCTGCCGTTGCTCCAGCGCTACATCAACTTCTGGTATTCCTCGGCGCTTGACCTGTTCGGTTCCGAAATCAGCTCGAACGCGGCGACCTATTTCGCCAACGGACTGAAGGGCCGGCCCGACGAAGCGACCTACGATGACCACGATTGCGCTGACACCTACGAGTCGGTCGATAGCCCCGAAGGTTTGCAGGAAATCGTGACGCGCAATGCGATGAATCTGATCACCCGCAATGCCTACGTGCGCGATTGTGGTATTGGCCTCACCCGTTGGAACCGCACGATCGCCAAGGCCGGCTTCAACTATGAGCTTACGCTGCCTTCGGAACGCTTCAATCGCAGCGTCGGGGTCTGGGCCGGAATGACCTTCGACCCAGTGGGCAAATCCTGTTCGCCTGACGTCGTTGCCGCTGCCCTGCCGAGCGAAGGTGACCGCGGCTACGTCAAGTCGCTGATGGTCGGGGTAACCGAGCCGGGCCAATGCGCCAACTGGACCAGTCCGCCCGATCGCGGGATCAACAACATGACGTTTGACTTCGACTACGTCCGCGCAGCCTGA